The genome window GGACGGTGAATGATACGGATCGCCGTTTCGTTCTTCTGCATATGCTGGCCACCGGCGCTGCTACTGCAAAAGGTACTGACCTCTAGGTCGTCGTCCCGGATTTCGAGCTCAACTTCTTCGATTTCGGGCATCACCGCCACGGTAACCGTCGAAGTGTGCGTGCGGCCGCCGCTTTCCGTGGCTGGGACCCGCTGGACGCGATGGACTCCAGATTCAAACTTTAACTGCGAATACGCCCCGACTGCATCGATCGTGAAGACAACCTTTGAGTACGAGTTCATGCCGTCCGAGTCCATCTCGACGACCTCGGTCTTCCACTTGCGGCGCTCTGCATACCGCGAGTACAGGCGAAACAGGTCGCCCGCGAAGATTCCCGCTTCGTCCCCACCCGCTGCGGGTCGGATTTCCACGATGACGGAGTGGCTGTCGTTGGGATCCTTTGGCAGGAGCATGACCTTTAGGTCCTCTTCGATCTGGGCACGCCGCTGCTTCAGGTCCGGGAGCTCCTCTTGCGCAAGCACCCGCATCTCAGGGTCTGCCAGCAACTCCTCCGCATCTTCGATTCCGCGCAGGATCGTCCGGTAGCGGCGGGTCACTTCGACAATGTCGACCAGTTCGGACCGTGCTTTGCCCAGCCGCTTAAGTTCGCTCGGATCGCGGGCGACCTGCGGGTCCTGCAGAGCCTGTTCGATCTGATCGAATCGCGATTCAATTTCTTCTAGCTTGGCAAGCATAAGGCAGGTTCAATTGTACCTACGCCTGGTTTCGTGTCCTGATTTCCATGGTTGCAGATTCAATCGGTGTCCGTGCGTCGTCTGTTCGTGCGAACAACGTTTGTTCGTTCGGAGGAGGATTGTATGTCACTGGTGTCTGAATTCAGGGATTTCATCAATCGTGGGAATGTTCTCGACCTCGCCGTTGGTGTGGTCATTGGCGGTGCATTTGGCAAGATCGTCGACTCAGGCGTGAAGGACCTGATCACCCCACTTATTCCATCGGGTCCAGAAGGGTTCAAGTCGTTCAAGCTCGGCCCAATGGCTGTTGGGAACTTTATCAATGAGATCATCTCGTTCCTAATCATCGCGTTTGCAGTCTTCATGATCGTGAAGGCGGCCAAC of Chthonomonas sp. contains these proteins:
- the prfA gene encoding peptide chain release factor 1 — encoded protein: MLAKLEEIESRFDQIEQALQDPQVARDPSELKRLGKARSELVDIVEVTRRYRTILRGIEDAEELLADPEMRVLAQEELPDLKQRRAQIEEDLKVMLLPKDPNDSHSVIVEIRPAAGGDEAGIFAGDLFRLYSRYAERRKWKTEVVEMDSDGMNSYSKVVFTIDAVGAYSQLKFESGVHRVQRVPATESGGRTHTSTVTVAVMPEIEEVELEIRDDDLEVSTFCSSSAGGQHMQKNETAIRIIHRPTGTVVTCQDERSQAQNKLKAMAVLRAKLYQLEEDRKAKERGDMRRGLIGSGDRSEKIRTYNYNQNRITDHRIGKDVHNIPAYMDGDIQEMIDALIQDDQARKLSEVGQEPSLQR
- the mscL gene encoding large conductance mechanosensitive channel protein MscL → MSLVSEFRDFINRGNVLDLAVGVVIGGAFGKIVDSGVKDLITPLIPSGPEGFKSFKLGPMAVGNFINEIISFLIIAFAVFMIVKAANKMKKPVEAAPAGPSEVDLLTEIRDALKAR